ATCGGCTTGCGCGGGTCGGTGTCGGGCAGCCGGTACAGGAGGTCGGCGTCCTCCTCGTCGACGATGTCGAGCCGGGAGCCGATGGCGAGGCGCAGGTCGTTGAGCGTACGGAGCCACTGCTGGGACTGCTCGGGCAGGAGCTCCAGCGGGACCTCGCGGTCGGCGTCACCGGGTTCGGCGCCCTCGCGGGACAGGCTGAGCGAGTCCAGGCTCCGGATCACCGCGAGGGCGTCCTCGCGTTTGCGCGCGCGCAGATCGTTCTCGGTGAAGCGGCGGAACTCGGCGGAGCGACCGCGGCGCTCCTCCTCGTCGGCGGCGGTGACGGCCGGGCCCGTCTCGTCGGCCGAGCCCTCGGGGCCGCTGTAGGCGTCGGGGAAGAGGCGTTTGAGTACGGGGTCGGCGGGCGGCTCGCTGGGGCCCTCGGCGAAGAGTTCGTCGAGCGGGTCGGCGGCCTCGCCCTCGCCGGGTCCGGGCCCGATGAGTTCGAGGAGCTGGACGGACAGCGAGCGGATGATCGAGATCTCGACCTCGTCCAGCGCGACGGCTGCCCCGCCGTCGGGGAGCGATTCGAAGTGTCCTGACATGGAGGCGAGTGACTCCGTCTACTTTCTGTCCTGCTGGAGGGTGGCCCACAAACCGTATCCGTGCAGCGCCTGCACGTCGCGCTCCATCTCCTCGCGGCTCCCGCTGGAGACGACCGCGCGCCCCTTGTGGTGCACGTCCAGCATGAGCTTGGTGGCCTTGTCCTTGGAGTAGCCGAAGTAGGCCTGGAACACGTAGGTCACATAGCTCATGAGGTTGACCGGGTCGTTGTGCACGATCGTGACCCAGGGCAGGTCGGGTTCGGGAACGGCGAAGGTCTCCTCCGCCTCCTCGGTACGTTCGGTTTCCATCGGTGCGGGAGCGGTCACATCGACCATGCTGCCACCTGAGGTGCCCCGGCGCACAAACGGCCCGGCTGTGCGCCGACCGAGAAATCGTCAAACTGACGAGATGGGGGTAGCATCCACTCCGTAC
This is a stretch of genomic DNA from Streptomyces sp. NA04227. It encodes these proteins:
- a CDS encoding DUF2017 domain-containing protein; amino-acid sequence: MSGHFESLPDGGAAVALDEVEISIIRSLSVQLLELIGPGPGEGEAADPLDELFAEGPSEPPADPVLKRLFPDAYSGPEGSADETGPAVTAADEEERRGRSAEFRRFTENDLRARKREDALAVIRSLDSLSLSREGAEPGDADREVPLELLPEQSQQWLRTLNDLRLAIGSRLDIVDEEDADLLYRLPDTDPRKPMVLAYLWLGDLQETLVGTLLP
- the clpS gene encoding ATP-dependent Clp protease adapter ClpS; translation: MVDVTAPAPMETERTEEAEETFAVPEPDLPWVTIVHNDPVNLMSYVTYVFQAYFGYSKDKATKLMLDVHHKGRAVVSSGSREEMERDVQALHGYGLWATLQQDRK